DNA from Dietzia lutea:
CGTATCAGGGGCGGCTCCGGATCGCCGGAACGATGGAGTTCCTCGGACCCGACGAGCCGCCCCGGGACAGGCGGGTCCGGGCGATGCTCGATCAGGTCGACGGGGTGTTCCGAGGCGTGGACCTCGACGATAGGCGGGACGAGTGGGTCGGCTCCCGGCCCGTGACGCCCGACGGGCTGCCGCTGGTGGGCGCCACCGCGGGCCGTGGGGTGTACGTCGCCGGTGGCCACGGGATGTGGGGGATCGTGCTCGGTCCCGCCACCGGGAGACTGCTCGCGAAGCAGATCGTCACCGGGCAGGTCGACCCGGTGCTCACGCCGTTCGACCCGCTGCGATGAGCGCCCGGCCCGGTCATCGCCGAGCGGGGCCCGGCGACGTGGCAGTACGGGTGGGGGTTTAATCGCGGGAATGGCATTGCTCTTCGAACCGATCCGCATCCGCGACCTCGAGATCCGTAACCGGGCGTGGCTGTCCCCGATGTGTCAGTACTCGTGCGAGGACCGCGACGGCGTGCCGACGCCGTGGCACCTGGTCCACCTCGGCGCGCGGGCGCAGGGTGGGTTCGGGCTGATCCTCGCCGAGGCCTCGGCCGTCGTGCCGGAGGGGCGCATCAGTCCGGAGGACGCCGGCCTGTGGAACGACGCCCAGCGCGACGCGTGGGCGCCCGTTGTGGACTTCGTGCACTCCCAGGGAGCGGCGATCGGCATCCAGCTGGCGCACGCCGGGCGCAAGGCGTCGACGTACCGGGCGTGGCCCGGCTACCCCGGCGGCTCCATGCCGGTCTCCGAGGGCGGCTGGACGACGGTCGCGCCGTCGGCGATCCCGTTCGGCGACATGGCCACGCCCGAGGCGCTCGACGCCGACGGCGTCCGGGGCGTGGTGCGCGCCTTCGCCGACGCCGCCCGCCGCGCCGACCAGGCAGGGTTCGACGTGGTGGAGATCCACGCCGCCCACGGCTACCTGCTCCACGAGTTCCTCTCGCCGCTGTCCAACGAGCGCACCGACTCCTACGGCGGCTCGCGCGACAACCGCGCGCGGCTGCTGCTGGAGGTCTGCGACGCCGTGCGCGAGGTCTGGCCCCAGGGCAAGCCGCTGTTCGTGCGCATCTCGGCCACGGACTGGGTGCCCGGCGGCTGGACGCCCGAGGACTCGCGCTGGCTGGCGGACCGGCTCGCCGAGCACGGCGTGGACCTGGTGGACGTCTCATCCGCCGCGAACACGCCCGACCGCCCGCCGGTGGCGCTCGAGCAGGGCTACCAGGTGCCGCTCACCGAGGAGGTCCGCGCGTCGGGTGCGGTGCTCGCGGGCGCGGTCGGCCTGATCAGCGACCCGAAGTTCGCCGAGCGGCTGCTCGTCGAGGAGCGCGCCGACGTCGTGTTCCTCGGCCGCGCCGGACTCCGCGAGCCCGCCTGGCCGCAGCGCGCGGCCGCCGAGCTGGGCCTCGACTGGCGCGATGCGCCGTACCCGCCGCAGTACACGCGGGGGAAGTGGGACTGAGCCCGGGCGGGCCGACCCGCTACAGGTCCAGCTCGATGTCCGAGCAGGCCAGCGCCGTGCAGACGGTGACACGGTCCTGCACTGTGACACGGTCCTGCACGGCCGCGCTGCCGGGCCCGGGCGCGGGACCGCTACCGGGCCCGTCGACCTCCGCGCGGGTCGTCCCGCTGAGCTTGGGCGTCACGCACGCCTTGCACAGCCCGCGCTCGCAGCCCGTGGGGACGGCGATCCCCGCGCGGCCCGCGGCCTCGAGAAGCGTGGTGGCGCCGTCGATCTCCACCGCGGTGCCGGAGCGGGCGAAGCGGACCGTGTAGCGGCTGCCGTCGTCCTCGGGTCGGTCCAGCTCGGGCGCGGTGAACGACTCGGCGTGGAACCGCCCGGCCGGTTGGTCCAGGTCGCCCAGCCAGCCGCGGGTCAGGTCGATGAGCGCGGGCGGGGCGCAGACGTAGGTCTCGCGCTCGGCGGCGTCCGGGACCACACGCCGCAGCAGCTCCGGGCTGAGCCGGCCGGTCTCGAGGCCGGCCCGCGGGGACGGGGCGTCCGTGAACAGGCGCAGCGTGACGCCGGAGGAGCGGGCGAGCTCGCGGAGTTCGGACTCGAAGATGATCGAGCGGTCGTCGCGGTTGAGATAGATCAGCGTCGCGTCGGGGTGGACGCCGGCCCGACGCGCATCGCGGGCGAGACGGCGCAGCA
Protein-coding regions in this window:
- a CDS encoding NADH:flavin oxidoreductase/NADH oxidase, yielding MALLFEPIRIRDLEIRNRAWLSPMCQYSCEDRDGVPTPWHLVHLGARAQGGFGLILAEASAVVPEGRISPEDAGLWNDAQRDAWAPVVDFVHSQGAAIGIQLAHAGRKASTYRAWPGYPGGSMPVSEGGWTTVAPSAIPFGDMATPEALDADGVRGVVRAFADAARRADQAGFDVVEIHAAHGYLLHEFLSPLSNERTDSYGGSRDNRARLLLEVCDAVREVWPQGKPLFVRISATDWVPGGWTPEDSRWLADRLAEHGVDLVDVSSAANTPDRPPVALEQGYQVPLTEEVRASGAVLAGAVGLISDPKFAERLLVEERADVVFLGRAGLREPAWPQRAAAELGLDWRDAPYPPQYTRGKWD